In Deinococcus aerius, the genomic window GGCGCTGGGGGAGGCAGTTCCCCCGGGCTCGCGGGCAGCGGTCCTGTCCCCGAATACCCACCACGGCCTCCTGACCTACGCGGGGGTGCCGTGGTCGGGCCGCGTCCTCGTACCCCTGAACACCCGCCTCACCCCGCCTGAATATGCCTTCCAACTCCGGCACGCGCGGGTCTCCCTCGTCCTGGCCGATGCCACGCTGGCCCCCAAGGTGGAGGAGACCTGCCGCGAGCTGGGCATTCCCCTCTGGGTGCTGGGCGAGGGGAGCGACTTCGAGGATCGCCTGGGCGAGCAGGACCCCTCTCCCCTGCCCTACGCAGTCGCCGATGAGGACGACACCATCACGATTAACTACACCTCGGGCACGACGAGCAGCCCCAAGGGCGTCATGCTCACGCACCGGAACACGATGCTCAACGCGGTCGAGACGATCTATAACTTCCGGTTCGATCAGGACAGTGTGTACCTGCACACCCTCCCCGACTTCCACGCGAACGGGTGGGGCGGGGTGTGGAGCCCCTTCGGCGTGGGGGCGACGCACGTGACCTTGCCCGTCCTGCGCGGCGACACGATTCACGACGCCATTCACGCGTTCGGGGTGACGCACCTCGCCGCCGCGCCGACCGTGCTGAGCATGATCACCGACCCCGCCACCGCCCGAACCACACCCCGCCGAGTGCGCGTGGCGACGGCGGGCAGCCCTCCCCACGCCCGGACCATCGCCGATATGGACGCCCTGGGCTTCGACGTGCTTCAGGTCTATGGCCTGACGGAGACCAGCCCGCTCATCACGGTGGCCGAACTCTCGGAGGCCGAGCGGGCGCTGCCCACACCCCAGCGCGCCGCCCTGACCGCCAAGCAGGGCTTCGAGATGCTGCTCGCCGGGGAGGTGGAGGTCATGACGCCCGAGCTGACCCCCATCCCCCACGACGGGCAGACCCTCGGCGAGATCATGGTGCGCGGCAATCTCGTGATGAAGGGCTACCTCGACAACCCGGAGGCGACGGCCAAGGCGTTCGAGGGCGGCTGGTTCCACACGGGGGATGTGGCGGTTGTCCACCCCGACGGGCGCATCGAGATTCGGGACCGCAACAAGGACGTGATCATCTCGGGCGGCGAGAACATCAGCTCGGTCGAGGTGGAGGGCGTGCTGTACGCGCACCCCGCCGTGCGCGAGGCCGTGGTCGTTTCCCGCCCCGACGAGCGGTGGGGGGAGGTGCCCTGCGCTTTTATCGCCCTGCACGCGGGGCGGGCGGCGAGCCCCGAAGACCTCGACGCGCATGTGCGCCAGCAGCTCGCCGGGTACAAGGCGCCCAAGCACTACGTGTTCCGCGACGAGTTGCCCAAGACGGCGAGCGGCAAGTTCCAGAAGTTCCTGTTGCGCCGGGAACTGTGGGAGGGGCGGGAACGGGCGGTGAACTAGGGGAGAACTTTCAGAGCGCCGCCTGAGTCATGGCGGCGCTCTCCCTTTCCCCACCCGCCCCCGGTTCCCCCCGGGGTGCCGCGCTAGACTGTCGGGGAGTGTTCGCACTCGTACCACAACCACTTTTTCTGACACTTCTCGGGGCGTGCCCATGAGCCGCGCTGATGGACACCCCCACATTCGACCGAAAGGAAGGGCCAACATGACCATCTTGACCGTCATTCTGGCGCTCCTGGGGGGGTTGGCGGGCGGGTTCCTCACCGGGCAGTCGCGGGGACGGCAACAGAGGGCCGCCCTCGACGACCGGCTCCAGCAGGAGGCCCGCGCCGAGGCGGAACGTATCCGGGCCGGGGCGGAGCAGGACGCCCGGGTGATCCGTGAGCAGGCCGACCAGCGCCTTCAGGACGCCAACCGCCGCCTTCAGGAGGCCGACGAGCGCGAGCGGCAGAGCGCCCGGGGCCTGGAGGCGCAGCGCGAGCAGCTCCAGGCCCTGCGTGCCCAGGTGGAGGCCGAGCGCACCCGCGCCGCCCAGGACGCCGCCCGCGAGCGCGAGACCCTGAGCGCCGACCGCCAGGAGACCCGCCGCGAGCGCGAGGAACTCAAGCGCGAGATCGAGCGCCTCAACCGCCGCGCTGAGCAGCTCGACGCCCGCGGCGACAAGCTCGACGCCCTGGAGGAGCGGCTGGAGGGGCAACTGCGCGCCCTCGCCGGGCAGGAGGCCGACCTCGCGGAGCGGTCCCGGCAGATCGACCTGAGGCTGTACGAGGTCGCCGGGCTGACCCCCGAGGCGGCCCGGCAGCAGATCCTGGGCCAACTCGACGCCGAGCTGGAGGAGGAAAAGGCCATCCGGGTCAAGGCGATGACCGAGCGCGCGACCGCCGAGGCGCGGCGCACCGCCCGCAACGTCATCGCCCAGGCCATCCAGCGCAGCGCCTCGGAGACGAGCGCGCAGCTCAGCGTGTCTGTCGTCCCCATCCCCAACGACGCGATGAAGGGCCGCCTGATCGGGCGCGAGGGGCGCAACATCCGGGCCTTCGAGGCCCTGACGGGGGTGGACCTCATCATCGACGACACGCCGGAAGCCGTCATCCTGTCGAGCTTCAATCCGGTGCGGCGGGAGGTCGCGCGGCACGTTCTGGAGGCCCTGGTGGCTGACGGGCGCATCCACCCCACCCGCATTGAGGAGATGGTCCACAAGGCCCAGGACGAGATGAAGGCCTTTATCCACGCCCAGGGCGAGGAGGCGGCCATCGAGGCGGGCGTGGTGGGCCTCAAGCCCGGCCTGGTGCAACTGCTGGGGCGGATGTACTTCCGCACGAGCTACGGGCAGAACGTCCTGAAGCACTCGGTCCAGGTCGCGCACCTGACCGGCATCATGGCCGATGAGCTGGGGCTGGACGCCGCCATGGCTCGCCGCGCCGGGCTGATGCACGACGTGGGCAAGAGCATCGACCGCGAGATCGAGGGCACCCACGTCGAGATCGGGATCAACCTCGCGCGGCGGTTCGGGGAGCCCCATGAGGTCATTGACGCCATCGCGCACCACCACGACCCGGAGAATGGGGAAACGCTCTACTCCGTGCTCGTGGCCGCCGCCGACGCGATCAGCGCGGCCCGGCCCGGTGCGCGGCGCGAGGAACTCGAAGCCTACGTGCGCCGTCTGGAGCAACTGGAGCAGATCGCGGTCGCCTTCCCCGGTGTGCAGCAGGCCTACGCGATCCAGGCTGGGCGCGAGGTGCGCGTGATTGTCCAGCCCGAGCAGGTCAGCGACGCGCAGGCGACCCTGCTGGCCCGCGAGATCGCCGGGCGGGTCGAGCAGGACATGGAGTACCCCGGCCAGGTGCAGGTCACGGTCGTGCGCGAGAGCCGCGCCGTGGAGGTCGCCCGGTAGGGGAAGAGACAGGGGAAGGGGCGACCACGCGGCGTGCGGGTCGCCCCAAGCTTTGATCTCCACTCTGTCCCACTTCTGGAAGCTGCGCTGATGGGGCGATGTCGCCGGGTGGGCGCCCCCTCACCCCTGGCTGCGCCAGGCCCTCTCCCACGGGGGGAGAGGGTCAACCAGGCTACGCACCAGAGCGTTGTCCTGGGTCGAGATCAAAGCCTGGGGTTACCCGTCTCTCCTTCGTGGTCAGTAGCGGGGCAACCCGGCCAAGCCGCCGAACTCCCTCACCAGACGGTTCGCGTAGTCGCCGTGCAGCCGCTTGACCTCCACCCCGTAGAGGTCGATGAAGTCGGGCAGCACCTCCTCCAGGGTCACGCGCTCCATCAGGCTGCCGTCGAGGGGGCTTTCGGTCACGTCCTTCTGCGCGGTGAAGTAGGGCACCTCGCGGTTGTGGCTGCGGTAGACGTGCATCTGCGAGCCGTCCTCGGGGATGACGAGCTGGTAGAGCCGTCCCTCTTGCACCATCTCCAGCACGCGCTCGACCTCCATCACGCCGTGCTCCTGGATGTCGTGCAGGACCTGCTCCTCCATCTTCTGGCGGTGTGCCTCGACGATGGGGGTGATCTTTTCCAGAATCTCGGCGGGGTTGGCCCAGCTCGTGCCGCCGACCACGTTCGTCTCGCCGATGACCTCGTAGGGGGCCTTGTCGGGAATCTCGGCCTTGAACTCGGCGACACGCTGCACCGTGCCGACGAGGATGAGCTGCTTGATATCGAGAACATCCAGCACCTGGCCGAGTTGCTGAACTTTCTGGTTGTAGAAGCGTTGCCGCGCCGCGTCCTCCCGCGCCTCGAACAGGTCGGTGCCGCTGTCGCTGCGCGGGCCGCTGCCGGGCTGACCCCGCCCCGCCCCGCCGGAACCGGGAGCGCCGGGGACATGCCGGGTGCCCGAAACGATGGTGTCCCAGCGGTCGCCGTCGTCCAGCCGGACGTTCTCCTCGCTGCTGACCTCCTGCAACTCGCCCTGGCGCAGCACGAAGAGGCGGGCCCATTCGTTGTCCACCGCCATCACTGCCACGGTCGGCATCATCGCCAGAATGCTGTCGAGCAGCGACTTCAGCGGGCGGCCATAGTGGAACCGCTCGGGGAGGTCCGCCTGGATCTCGTACCGCTCGAACAGATCCTCGCCCACGATGTAGAGCGAGCTCCGGCCGTGGTGGGTGCGCGCCACCTGGAGGTCGTCCAGGACTCGCCCCATCGGGGTGGGGGGCACACCCGCCTCCTGCATCTTCACCTTCACGCGGGTCTGGAGGCCGCTGCCGTGGTTGTCCGGCAGGTCGGGGTTGTCGTTGACGACGGCCATCAGCACCATCGCGTCTTCGGGCAGGCTCTGAATACGCCGGATATCAGCCTTGGAAATCATGGTCGCTCCTTTCGCCGCCCATTCTCGGAACGCCGCGCCCCGGGAAGTCGCCGGATTTGCTGAAGCCCAGTTCACACTCGCGCCCGCAGTCCGGGGATTGAGGTTGAGTTCAGCAAACCCGGCTGCAGACCCTGACTCCCCCCGCATCCCGCGCTAGAGTTCTTGACATCACCGCCCGGGAGGCGGCTTTTTTATGGCCCCTCGCCCCGGTGTAGCCTGCGGGCATGACCACCCCGGAATCCCCCCTCAAGGCCGCCGCCTGGCTGATCGAGCATCTGACCGACCCCCGGGTGCGCGTCCTCGACTGCCGCTACGCGCTGACCGACCCGCTGCTGGGGCGCATCGCCTACCTGGAAGGGCACGTGCCGGGGGCGATCTATGCCGACCTGGAGACGGACCTGAGCGGGCCGGTGCAGCCGGACGGGGCGGGGGGGCGACATCCCCTGCCCGACCCGGAGACCCTCGCGGCCTGGCTGGGGAGCGTTGGGGTCGGGAATGACAGCATTGTGGTCGCCTACGACGATCCGGGGACCGGGCAGGGCTTCTACGCCACACGCGCCTGGTGGCTGCTGCGCTGGCTGGGGCACCGGCGGGTCTACGTGCTGGACGGCGGCTGGCCCGCCTTTCTGGATGCCGGGGGTCAGCCGAGTACCGACGAGCCGAACCACCCGCCCACGACCCTCACCCCGGATGTGCGGTGGGAAATGGTTGCCACGGCGCAGGACGTGGGGAACCGGGATGCGGGGACGCTCCTGATCGACGCCCGCGCCCCCGCCCGCTACCGGGGAGAGGTGGAACCCCTCGACCGCAAGGCGGGGCATATCCCGGGGGCCGTGAACCGCGAGTGGGCCGGGGCGCTCGACGGGAGCGGGCGCTGGCGGGACGGGGAGGCCCAGGCCGAAAGACTTGGCGCGGGAGACGCCCCCACCATCACCTACTGCGGCAGCGGCGTGAGCGCCACCCCGAACCTGCTCGCGTGGGAACTCGCCGGGGTGCCCCTGGGACCCCAGAACCGCCTGTACGCCGGGTCGTGGAGCGACTGGGTGAGCGACGACAGGCGGCCCGTGGCGACGGGGGAGGAGTAGGCGCCCGTCCTACCGCGTCCCGCCGTACCCGCCGGAGCAGGACGCCCCACGCTCCGGTGCCGTCGGCCCCTGCTCGTACTTGTCGAGAAAGGCCTTGAGGCGCCCGTCGGTGGGGCTGTCCACGGCGAGCTGCGCGTTCCAGGCGCTGACCACGACCGGGGAGGGCAGGCCCTCGTAGGGGCTCAGCAGGGTGTAGGGCCGCCCGTCCACGAGCCCCTTGAGGGCCGCGACCCCCTGGGCGTCCAGGTCGGGGCGGTACGTGATCCACACCGCGCCGTGTTCCAGGCTGTGGACGGCGTACTCGTTGTACAGCGGCTTGTCGTACACCCCGCAGTTCTGCCAGATGGGGTTGTGGGGGCCGCCCGCCGGGGGCGTCTGGGCATACACCAGGGCGCCGCTGCGGTGGTCGCCACCCTGGTAGTCGAAGGTCTTCACGCCTTGCAGCCCCTTTTGCCCGCAGGCGGCGAGCGAGAGGGGCAGGAGGGCGAGGAGGAGGATTCTGGTCATCAGGCTCCAGGGTAAAGGCCGGGCGTGAAAAACGTGTCCCGTTCGCTCACCGGACGTGGGAGGCTGACGCATGGCCCCCGCCCACCTCGCCGCCCTGAATCAGCCCATCATCTTCGTGGACACCGAGACGGGCGGGCGTGACCCGGCCCGGCACCCGCTCCTGACGGTCGGGCTGGTGACCCTGACACCCGGGGGGGAGGTCACCCGCCCCCTGCACCTGCGGGTGCAGCACGAGCAGTACGACGTGGACGAGGAGGCGATGGCGGTGAACGGCATAGACCTGAAGGCGCACCACGCGGAAGCCAGGCCTGCGGGGGCGGTCGCGGACGCCGTGCGGACCTACGCGGGCGAGGTCGGGCGGGTGATGCTGGGCGGGCACAACCTGCACTTCGACACGGGCTTTCTGCGGACGCTCCTGCCGGACCTGGGGAAGGTGTTTCGGCGCGGGCGGGTGGACACCAAGCTCACCGCCCAGTTCCTGATCCACGCCGGGCACCTGCCGAGGAAGTTGGGGACCGCCCTCGACCAACTCGCCGGGCATTTCGGGTTCGAGTACCGGGCGCACGACGCGCTGGAGGACGCCACCGTGACGGCCCGGGTGTACGCGGAGTTGCTGCGTCTGGCGGCGCCCGGTGAGGCCGAGTCCTCCTGACCTACTCGCCCCCCACGCTGTCCCGGGCGTCGCGCCCGCCTGTGGGCAGGCCAGGTGGCCGCCCTCCCGGAAAGCTCGTATTCAGCAGGTCCACCTCCTGATGATCGGGCATCAGGGTCCCCGTCAACCCGCGCGAGGCCAGCACGGGCAGGAAGGCCTCCATCACCTCCGGCTCACCGTGGACGAGCCACACGCGGGGACTCCCGGTGGTCGAGAGAAAGGCCAGCAGGTCATCCTGATCCGCGTGGGCGGAGAAGCCGCCGATGGTGTGGACCTGTGCCCGCACCACCACCTCTTCCCCCATGAGGCGGACGGTCTCGGCCCCGGCCACGATGCGGCCCCCCAGGCTGCCGGGCGACTGGTAGCTCACGATGACGAGGCTGGTGCTCGGCTTCCACAGGTGGTGTTTGAGGTGATGCTGAATGCGCCCGCCCGTCATCATGCCGTTCCCGGCCAGGATGATCGCCGGGCCGTCGTAGCGGTTCAGGCGCTGCGACTCGCCGCTCGTGAGGACCACGTGCAGGGTCGAGGGCCAGAAGGGGTCCTCCCCTCTCCCCAGGGCCTCGCGGATGGGCACAATGAGTTCGTCACCGTACTCGAAATACTCGGAGGTGGCGCGGGCGGCCATCGGCGAGTCGAGGAAGATGGGGATGCGCGGCACCTCGCCGGAGTCCATCAGGTTTTTCAGCGTGTACAGGATCATCTGCGCCCGCTCGATGGCGAAGGTGGGGATCAGGATTTTGCCGCCCGCCCGGATGCTCTGGCGCAGCGCGTCCCCGAACTCGGCCAGGGTGGCGGGCAGGGAGCGGTGGGTGCGGTTGGCGTAGGTCGTCTCGATCACCACGGCGTCGGCGGGGGGCGGCGGCGCGAAGTCGAGTTGCAGGCCACTCTCACGGTTGCCCAGGTCGCCGGACATGATCAGGCGCTCCCCGCCTTGCTCGATCAGCAGGTACGCGCTCCCCAGGATGTGCCCGGCGCGGAACGGCGTGACCCGAAGCGGCCCTACTCTGGCCGCCTCGCCGAAGCGCAGGGACGGGCGCAGCAGGGCGAGGGTGCGGTGAACATCGTCCTCGTCGTACAGCGGCTCCTGGACCTCCGCCTCGCGGCCTGTCCGCCGGGCCTTCCGCAGGGCCTGGCGAAAACCCTCCACCTGGAGGCGGGCGGAGTCGAGGAGCACCGTCTCGGCGAGGGCCGCCGTCGGCGCGGTGCAGTAGACCGGTCCCCGGTAGCCCTGCCTCACGAGGAGCGGGAGCCGCCCCACGTGGTCGAGGTGCGCGTGCGTCAGGATCACCGCCGCCAGGTCCGGGGGATCAAAGGGGAAAGGCTCACGGTTGCGGGCCTCCAGGTCCTCGCCCCCCTGGAACATGCCGCAGTCGATCAGGACGGACCCGCGCGGGGTGGTGAGCAGGTGGGCACTTCCGGTCACCGTGAGCGCCGCTCCCAGACTCTGAAGGTGCATAGGGCAGTGTGACGCCCAGGAACGGCCCCGGGCTTTACCCGCCCTTCAGAAAGTGGGCGGACCCGGTGGGGTGGGTGTACGTTCGGCGCATGACCGATCCCCTGATCTTCACGACCTCCACCGACGCCGACGAGCCCGGGTCAGGCGGGCCGGGCCGTTCCTTCAGCCGCATCGTGGTGGGGACCGACTTCTCGCCCGCCGCCGACCATGCCCTGGGGGTGGCCCGGACCCGCTTCCCGGGGGCGAGCCTGCGCCTGGTCCATGTGACGGACGCGCGCGCGGTCGCCACCCCCGATCTGGGGGGCGGCGTGACTCCCACCATTCCCAACCCGGCCCTGCTCCAGACGCTGGAGGACGCCGACGGCGACCGGCTCGCCCGCCTGGCCCGGGAGGGCGAGGAGACGGAGCTGATGGTGGGCGACCCGGTCACGGGCCTCCTGGACGCGGCGCGGCGGTGGGAGGCGGATCTGATCGTGGTCGGCACGCACTCGCGGGGTGCCCTCGAACACTTCCTGCTGGGCAGCACCGCCGAGAAGCTGGTGGGCCGCAGCCCGGTGCCGGTCCTCACCGTGCGGCTGCCGGGGGGACGGCGGTGAAGGTCGGCGTGGTCGGCGCGGGGCTGGTGGGGGCCACGGCGGCCTACGCCCTGACCCTGCGCGGCTCGTGCAGCGACCTCGTGCTGGTGGACAAGGACGGGGGCCGCGCCCAGGCCGAGGCACAGGACATCGCCCACGCCGCCCCCGTCAGCCACGGCACCCGGGTGAGCAGCGGCGACTACGCCTCGCTGGCGGGCTGCCGAGTCCTTGTGGTCGCCGCCGGGGCGAACCAGAAGCCGGGCGAGAGCCGCCTGGACCTGCTGGACAAGAACGCGGCCATCTTCAGGGAAGTGATCCCCTCGGTTGCGGAACACGCCCCGGAGGCCGTGCTGGTGATCGCCACCAATCCGGTCGACATCCTCACCGACCTCGCTACGCGCCTCGCGCCGGGACAGCCCGTGCTGGGTTCGGGCACGGTCCTCGATTCCGCCCGGTTCCGCCACCTGATCGCCGAGCGGGCGGGCGTGGACGCCACCCATGTCCACGGCTACGTTCTCGGCGAACACGGCGACAGCGAGGTCCTGGCCTGGAGCACCGCCACCGTCGCGGGCCTGCCGGTGGACGACTTCATGAAGGCGCGGGGCCGGGAATGGTCCGCCGCCATGCGGGACGAGATCGACCACGGGACCCGCGCCGCCGCCGCCGCCATCATCCAGGGCAAGCGCGCGACCTACTACGGTATCGGCGCGGCCCTGGCCCGCATCACCGAGGCCATTCTCGGCGACCGGCGCTCGGTCCTCACGGTCAGCGCCCCCACCGACGAGTACGGCGTGAGCCTGAGCCTGCCGCGCGTGGTCGGGGCCGGGGGCGTGGAGGACACCCTGATGCCCCCCCTGACGGGGGAGGAGCGCGCGGCCCTGGAGGCGAGCGCCGGGGTGCTGCGGGGGACGGATCGGCGGCTAGGGGAGTAGCGTCGGCGCCGGGAGAGGACTGTGAGAGACTTCGCCTGGGACAGCATGAAAAGCTCCTCCCCCTTGAGGGGGGAGGCTGGGAGGGGGTGAGCGAGCGCCACGTCCCAAGGCCAGCCCGAATGCCCAGGCCACTTGGAGGAGAAGCAAGTGGCGCTGGTCACACGCCCCCTCACCCCCGCCCTCTCCCACGAGGGGAGAGGGCAAAACACGTTCCCACCGCACTTTCTCTTGATGGGAGACGCGCCTCTCACCGAGCCAATAGGAGCGGCAGAAAAACCCCCGGCTCAGGAGCCGGAGGGATCGGGGTTCGGGTCTGGCGTGGGT contains:
- a CDS encoding AMP-binding protein, producing the protein MKTPLTPLDLVRRGLKTYPQRTAVTQPGGPSFTYREWGERIYRLARALGEAVPPGSRAAVLSPNTHHGLLTYAGVPWSGRVLVPLNTRLTPPEYAFQLRHARVSLVLADATLAPKVEETCRELGIPLWVLGEGSDFEDRLGEQDPSPLPYAVADEDDTITINYTSGTTSSPKGVMLTHRNTMLNAVETIYNFRFDQDSVYLHTLPDFHANGWGGVWSPFGVGATHVTLPVLRGDTIHDAIHAFGVTHLAAAPTVLSMITDPATARTTPRRVRVATAGSPPHARTIADMDALGFDVLQVYGLTETSPLITVAELSEAERALPTPQRAALTAKQGFEMLLAGEVEVMTPELTPIPHDGQTLGEIMVRGNLVMKGYLDNPEATAKAFEGGWFHTGDVAVVHPDGRIEIRDRNKDVIISGGENISSVEVEGVLYAHPAVREAVVVSRPDERWGEVPCAFIALHAGRAASPEDLDAHVRQQLAGYKAPKHYVFRDELPKTASGKFQKFLLRRELWEGRERAVN
- the rny gene encoding ribonuclease Y, yielding MTILTVILALLGGLAGGFLTGQSRGRQQRAALDDRLQQEARAEAERIRAGAEQDARVIREQADQRLQDANRRLQEADERERQSARGLEAQREQLQALRAQVEAERTRAAQDAARERETLSADRQETRREREELKREIERLNRRAEQLDARGDKLDALEERLEGQLRALAGQEADLAERSRQIDLRLYEVAGLTPEAARQQILGQLDAELEEEKAIRVKAMTERATAEARRTARNVIAQAIQRSASETSAQLSVSVVPIPNDAMKGRLIGREGRNIRAFEALTGVDLIIDDTPEAVILSSFNPVRREVARHVLEALVADGRIHPTRIEEMVHKAQDEMKAFIHAQGEEAAIEAGVVGLKPGLVQLLGRMYFRTSYGQNVLKHSVQVAHLTGIMADELGLDAAMARRAGLMHDVGKSIDREIEGTHVEIGINLARRFGEPHEVIDAIAHHHDPENGETLYSVLVAAADAISAARPGARREELEAYVRRLEQLEQIAVAFPGVQQAYAIQAGREVRVIVQPEQVSDAQATLLAREIAGRVEQDMEYPGQVQVTVVRESRAVEVAR
- a CDS encoding baeRF10 domain-containing protein, which codes for MISKADIRRIQSLPEDAMVLMAVVNDNPDLPDNHGSGLQTRVKVKMQEAGVPPTPMGRVLDDLQVARTHHGRSSLYIVGEDLFERYEIQADLPERFHYGRPLKSLLDSILAMMPTVAVMAVDNEWARLFVLRQGELQEVSSEENVRLDDGDRWDTIVSGTRHVPGAPGSGGAGRGQPGSGPRSDSGTDLFEAREDAARQRFYNQKVQQLGQVLDVLDIKQLILVGTVQRVAEFKAEIPDKAPYEVIGETNVVGGTSWANPAEILEKITPIVEAHRQKMEEQVLHDIQEHGVMEVERVLEMVQEGRLYQLVIPEDGSQMHVYRSHNREVPYFTAQKDVTESPLDGSLMERVTLEEVLPDFIDLYGVEVKRLHGDYANRLVREFGGLAGLPRY
- a CDS encoding sulfurtransferase; protein product: MTTPESPLKAAAWLIEHLTDPRVRVLDCRYALTDPLLGRIAYLEGHVPGAIYADLETDLSGPVQPDGAGGRHPLPDPETLAAWLGSVGVGNDSIVVAYDDPGTGQGFYATRAWWLLRWLGHRRVYVLDGGWPAFLDAGGQPSTDEPNHPPTTLTPDVRWEMVATAQDVGNRDAGTLLIDARAPARYRGEVEPLDRKAGHIPGAVNREWAGALDGSGRWRDGEAQAERLGAGDAPTITYCGSGVSATPNLLAWELAGVPLGPQNRLYAGSWSDWVSDDRRPVATGEE
- a CDS encoding DUF3105 domain-containing protein, producing MTRILLLALLPLSLAACGQKGLQGVKTFDYQGGDHRSGALVYAQTPPAGGPHNPIWQNCGVYDKPLYNEYAVHSLEHGAVWITYRPDLDAQGVAALKGLVDGRPYTLLSPYEGLPSPVVVSAWNAQLAVDSPTDGRLKAFLDKYEQGPTAPERGASCSGGYGGTR
- a CDS encoding 3'-5' exonuclease, giving the protein MAPAHLAALNQPIIFVDTETGGRDPARHPLLTVGLVTLTPGGEVTRPLHLRVQHEQYDVDEEAMAVNGIDLKAHHAEARPAGAVADAVRTYAGEVGRVMLGGHNLHFDTGFLRTLLPDLGKVFRRGRVDTKLTAQFLIHAGHLPRKLGTALDQLAGHFGFEYRAHDALEDATVTARVYAELLRLAAPGEAESS
- a CDS encoding MBL fold metallo-hydrolase RNA specificity domain-containing protein, with protein sequence MHLQSLGAALTVTGSAHLLTTPRGSVLIDCGMFQGGEDLEARNREPFPFDPPDLAAVILTHAHLDHVGRLPLLVRQGYRGPVYCTAPTAALAETVLLDSARLQVEGFRQALRKARRTGREAEVQEPLYDEDDVHRTLALLRPSLRFGEAARVGPLRVTPFRAGHILGSAYLLIEQGGERLIMSGDLGNRESGLQLDFAPPPPADAVVIETTYANRTHRSLPATLAEFGDALRQSIRAGGKILIPTFAIERAQMILYTLKNLMDSGEVPRIPIFLDSPMAARATSEYFEYGDELIVPIREALGRGEDPFWPSTLHVVLTSGESQRLNRYDGPAIILAGNGMMTGGRIQHHLKHHLWKPSTSLVIVSYQSPGSLGGRIVAGAETVRLMGEEVVVRAQVHTIGGFSAHADQDDLLAFLSTTGSPRVWLVHGEPEVMEAFLPVLASRGLTGTLMPDHQEVDLLNTSFPGGRPPGLPTGGRDARDSVGGE
- a CDS encoding universal stress protein; translation: MTDPLIFTTSTDADEPGSGGPGRSFSRIVVGTDFSPAADHALGVARTRFPGASLRLVHVTDARAVATPDLGGGVTPTIPNPALLQTLEDADGDRLARLAREGEETELMVGDPVTGLLDAARRWEADLIVVGTHSRGALEHFLLGSTAEKLVGRSPVPVLTVRLPGGRR
- a CDS encoding L-lactate dehydrogenase; translated protein: MKVGVVGAGLVGATAAYALTLRGSCSDLVLVDKDGGRAQAEAQDIAHAAPVSHGTRVSSGDYASLAGCRVLVVAAGANQKPGESRLDLLDKNAAIFREVIPSVAEHAPEAVLVIATNPVDILTDLATRLAPGQPVLGSGTVLDSARFRHLIAERAGVDATHVHGYVLGEHGDSEVLAWSTATVAGLPVDDFMKARGREWSAAMRDEIDHGTRAAAAAIIQGKRATYYGIGAALARITEAILGDRRSVLTVSAPTDEYGVSLSLPRVVGAGGVEDTLMPPLTGEERAALEASAGVLRGTDRRLGE